The following are from one region of the Dermacentor albipictus isolate Rhodes 1998 colony chromosome 5, USDA_Dalb.pri_finalv2, whole genome shotgun sequence genome:
- the LOC135897517 gene encoding uncharacterized protein isoform X2 — MCFADRDGFGFPTLQEDMEDGQPLTASTTGWRFTSSRTAAGGRCDAAPMHHFGKAFLWQDGHDCEYAACSPSQFTQWRVFTQASEVCSWALHFAQCDPTYQHGVGR, encoded by the exons ATGTGCTTTGCTGATCGCGATGG gtttggctttccgacactccaagaggacatggaggatggtcagcctctcaccgcatctaccacaggttggaggttcacttcca gtcggacagccgccggaggtcgttgtgacgctgccccgatgcaccacttcggcaaagcttttctttggcag gacgggcacgactgcgagtatgcggcgtgctccccttcacagtttacacaatggagagtgttcacgcaagcttcagaagtatgttcgtgggcactacacttcgcacag TGcgatcccacataccagcatggcgTTGGACGATAG
- the LOC135897534 gene encoding mitochondrial intermembrane space import and assembly protein 40-B, protein MSYCKNFGKDQVIFITKEDHEKPSTIQLPDDPDDEKRGLILPNGDINWNCPCLGGMATGPCGPQFREAFSCFHYSTSETKGSECFNHFKAMQECMSQYPTLYPADDDDDEQASHKANPGKEEVTGLGYALSKTSAVTENEPPKEDKRVASQ, encoded by the exons GGAAAGACCAAGTAATTTTCATCACTAAGGAAGATCACGAGAAACCTAGCACAATACAACTGCCCGATGACCCAGACGATGAAAAACGAG gcTTGATTCTTCCCAATGGTGACATCAACTGGAACTGCCCATGCCTGGGAGGCATGGCTACCGGCCCTTGTGGACCACAATTTCGGGAAGCCTTTTCCTGCTTCCACTACAGCACATCTGAGACCAAAGGGAGCGAGTGCTTTAACCACTTCAAGGCCATGCAGGAATGCATGTCTCAGTATCCAACCCTCTAccccgctgatgatgatgacgatgaacaGGCATCGCATAAAGCTAATCCTGGCAAGGAGGAGGTCACCGGACTGGGATATGCACTATCCAAGACAAGTGCTGTGACAGAAAATGAGCCACCGAAAGAGGACAAGAGAGTTGCTAGCCAGTGA
- the LOC135897517 gene encoding uncharacterized protein isoform X1 → MKQSKFGSVLKVWLSDTPRGHGGWSASHRIYHRLEVHFQDHNGFLPCGWKVPCIPDGVEKCRTAAGGRCDAAPMHHFGKAFLWQDGHDCEYAACSPSQFTQWRVFTQASEVCSWALHFAQCDPTYQHGVGR, encoded by the exons ATGAAACAATCGAAGTTTGGCAGTGTGCTGAAG gtttggctttccgacactccaagaggacatggaggatggtcagcctctcaccgcatctaccacaggttggaggttcacttcca ggaccacaatggcttccttccatgcggttggaaggtaccctgcatcccagatggtgttgaaaagt gtcggacagccgccggaggtcgttgtgacgctgccccgatgcaccacttcggcaaagcttttctttggcag gacgggcacgactgcgagtatgcggcgtgctccccttcacagtttacacaatggagagtgttcacgcaagcttcagaagtatgttcgtgggcactacacttcgcacag TGcgatcccacataccagcatggcgTTGGACGATAG